ATTGTAGCTGTACAAGTCAGAAGGGGAAGGGAATTACCTGATGGATCTGAAGAGGCTTTCTGGCCCACAGCTTCAATACCTCAACATATGCTCAGAGTTAAGCTCCAAGTTGAGAGCAATTAACTGAGGCGGTAGAAATTAACAGTCTCCTCCAAGGAAGAAATAATCTGAGGAAATATTAGGTTAtccctcttttccttttgtttttagtGAAAGGAAAAGCTAGCATGTATGAGAGggaaaaattaaagaaaaatacaTATAACACTATGAGATGAACttatacaaatatatactaATTAAATCCGTCAGGATTTATCAATTTAGATTGTCTCCTTTTATCTATGCCTACTATGTTAAATAATCGAAACCCGCTTTATGAAATGTTAAAATATCAAACATCTCATCTAAAGTCATGTCATACACGGTACTTGCAGTAAATTTTATACATTACTGtgatgtactcccttcgtcccaaaataacaaCTTAGGATCGGACGTGACACATTCTATAACGAATCTTGACATGTTAGTTTTTTATGGCACAGTATATGTAATTTAACACATTTTAGTATAATGAATCTACAcatattgattttttatggCACAGATGATGTATATATAAGTtggtaaaatttgctacaggacactcaaaaaaaatgtgtaattagctgGAACACCCTAAAGACGTGAATTTGCCCAAAGACACTCCAAAAATGTGATAATTTGCTGCAGAACACTGGacacattaaaatataatactcggtcaattgatgagagagaaacaaCGTAAAATGATAGTTTTGCCCTTATCTTCTTTTCCCTCTCGATCTTGCCGAACCTGGAGAATAGCCTCCTCAGCTCGTCGTGTTTGGGGGAGGTTGGGCCAAGCGACATGAGCTAGCACGCGACGTGAGAGAGATCGACCAGAGACAACCGAGAGAGAGATCGGCGTCGGCTGAGTTCGACGCGTGTGCACGACGTGTCAATGCCTCAAAATGCCGAGGCAAGTCTTCATCTCGTCCCTGCTGCATCGCCATCTACTCCACTTCATTTCCACACAGAGCGAACCTAGGAAGAGAGCTccagctctccctctccacctaTCTTTCGTTGTCAGCCGCTGAGAAGGAGGACACTGCCGATCACCAACGAGCCGTCTCCGTTCCTATCTAATTCATGTTCTATTATCTTCTCTCCATGCCAATCAAATCTTGCTTTGACAACCTCTCGATTCGTGTAGCCAATCGACGGGAACGCTGTCGTGCCCACCGGAGCTCTGGAGCGCGCTCTGTGCACCGCGCAGCAACATTATCGCCGTTCCCACTTATCTGGACCAAGCCGGGCCAAGCTGTTGCACCAGCATCTTCGCTTCatcctcctctccatctcccCTCAAGGACCCCGAAAAATGGTGCACCGGAGAGGGAGATCACACCCCTTCTTCGTCGGCGCCGATCTgaacccgccgccgtcgtcggcactCATCAAGCGCACCGAAGGGAGCGAGGGCACTGGCCATCGTAGCAGTGGTGACGCCGGGACCAATCGTAGCCTCCCCGCCTGCGCTTGGTGCTGCCTCCCGGCCGCGCCCCGCTGCACCAGCAGTGTCGTCGCCTGCCCGCTATCGATCTGGTCGAACACCGCGCCTCCATGGTCGCCCATGCCGTTGACCGCCCCGGCCGCTGGTGATGCCACACCACGCCGCGCCGACCTCGCCCCACTGCTGCTTTGAGGTTGCTATGCCGTTCCCAGCGAAATCAACaagaaggggaaaagaaggaaagagtaggagaaaaggaaggaaagagaagggtaaTCTGGACACTTAGAAAAATATCTCACCtcttttgaccggaaataataaaataatgcgacCGGTGTTCTACAGCAAATTTCACATTTTTTTAGTGTCCATCAGCCGTATAACGTTTTCGTGGTGTCTTCCAgccaattacacattttttgcGTGTCCCGTGGCAAATTTTGCATATAAGTTGAACACGGAGGTATGACttaggaggctgcatctgcttACGTGTCAACATTCAATTGGCTGAGCCCAACCATCAGCCCTTCCACTGGCTGACTGGTGGGCCCAAATAGTCAGCCACATGAATCTTACCTCTGTCAATCATAGATAAGCACTTGAAAGTTTAGCAAATTACAACACAAAACAACTCAatgaacacacacacaaacacttAAGCAACACAAGAGAAATCTCTAATCAACGATAGCCGTACAAACTCCAGCGTACGGTAGATACATCTCACCGTACATTAGTACATATATCTGACGTGGCACAATTAACCCACAACGTTATACACGTGGAATCACATTAATTGCACTATACTACTATACGCATGCGCACACGTCGTCCTACGAGTCATCGTCTTACGGCCGgaatcctccgccgccgccgccgaggccaaCTCCGCCGCCGAACCCGCCGAAcggcccgccgccggcgccgaaccCGCCGAAGGGGCCgaacccggcggcgccgccgccgagcgggcCGGTGTACCCGCCGAAGAGCCCCCCGCGGCCGTCGCTCCCGCCGAACGCCGTCTTGGCTTCCcccacgccggcggcgccggcggcgttcgCCGTGTCGCCGCAGTCGTCGTCGGGCATgatcctcgccgccgtcaccgccacggcggcgaggccgaacAGTAGCAGGAGGACAACCGCCACGCGCGCCGCCATTGCCAACCTCTCTGATCTCGATCTCGATCCCTGCAGCGTCGTCTCTCTCAACTCCGGCGAGgtggagatcgatcgatggtgGTGGAGCGGGAGGCGAGAGGAGAGGGGGTttaaaggggaggaggagagacgaTGGGGAGTTGGAGGAAGCGATTAATGGCGGGAGCAAGTGGttcgttgctgctgctgctgccatggcGATCGACATGGGGTTGCAATAAatgggaggggaagagggggtAGATGAGATCGATCCATGGAGGGGGGAAGTTAGTTAATGCGAGATCATCTCTGCCATTgcatctactccctctgtcccaaaataagtgcagttttacactattcacattcaacatttgaccattcgtcttatttaaaatttttttatgattagtatttttattgctattagatgataaaacatgaatgatactttatatgtgactaaatattttcaaatttttcacaattttttgaAATAAGATGGATGGTTAAACGCTGGGCATGGATATCcatgactgcacttattttggaacggaggtagtagctagCTGCAGGAAGAAGGCACTGTAGCTTCATACTActagttcaaaattttagtcttaaattttttttcccgattacATGTCACTGCACACGCAACACAatggccttgtttggatccttcgggctattaaatagccctcaaGAATCTTACTATTTAGGATTATTAAACGTATATTACCGacaaaaccgattccataacccctaggctattttgcgagacgaatctaatgatgtatattaatccataattagcggctgattactgtagcatcacggtagcaaatcatggattaatatacctcgttagattcgtctcgcaaaatagcttaggggttatggaatgagttttgtcagtaatctacgtttaatactcttaaatagcaagattctggagggctatttaatagcccggaGGATCCAAACAGGACCAATGATTACACCACCGCAAATACGTCCCCTGGCTAACACATGTTTAGATAGACGAAAACCAATGAGATATCCCACTAAAATCTtgttatatataaaatatgctTATATATGCATAGTATTTGTGGGCATCATTTAAATATGTTGGATGAAGTCATGCATGCATCTAGGATTCCACCACTTGGTGCTTCCCCAATTTCGCCTTAAATTTGTCATGTTCGATTCAGAGTTTTGCATTTCACAATGCAAAAGAAAATCCGGACAGCTCATGATATTTGAACAGAATTTCGCTGAATTCAAAAGTTGTTTCTAAATTTTGCCTTGCTTTTTTGCTGTTTGGatcaggatttttcttttcgCAATGCAAAAAGGTTAGGATACTGTTTGTGAGATTTGAACGTATTTTCACTGAATTCAAACAGTTACAGTGTCTAAATTCAGACAAATTCGAATTTTCAGGCCAAAGGTGTTTCCTCTCTGGACACGTTGGTAAATTACCCGCAATTTAGGAAATTTTG
The window above is part of the Oryza sativa Japonica Group chromosome 7, ASM3414082v1 genome. Proteins encoded here:
- the LOC4342640 gene encoding glycine-rich cell wall structural protein 1, whose product is MAARVAVVLLLLFGLAAVAVTAARIMPDDDCGDTANAAGAAGVGEAKTAFGGSDGRGGLFGGYTGPLGGGAAGFGPFGGFGAGGGPFGGFGGGVGLGGGGGGFRP